A window of the Tachysurus fulvidraco isolate hzauxx_2018 chromosome 6, HZAU_PFXX_2.0, whole genome shotgun sequence genome harbors these coding sequences:
- the LOC113655448 gene encoding 10 kDa heat shock protein, mitochondrial-like: MARTFTTIFFEVRKQIVKSGQIIFKGQQIPEAKAFKNFQPLLNRVLVQRLAAGTKIKSQVLQATVVAVGPGAINKTGAIMPIGVKVGEKVLLPKKRGTKVVLEDQDYFLFWDGVILGKFIE, encoded by the exons ATG GCTCGCACTTTTACGACTATATTTTTCGAAGTCCGTAAGCAGATCGTGAAAAGTggacaaatcatttttaaaggACAACAAATTCCTGAG GCTAAAGCTTTCAAAAACTTTCAGCCACTACTCAACCGTGTTCTAGTTCAGCGGTTGGCAGCAGGAACTAAGATCAAGTCCCAAGTGCTCCAGGCCACTGTGGTGGCTGTGGGACCTGGTGCCATCAACAAG acTGGAGCTATAATGCCCATCGGCGTTAAAGTGGGCGAGAAGGTTCTACTGCCAAAAAAAAGAGGCACAAAAGTGGTCCTAGAAGATCAG GACTATTTCTTGTTCTGGGATGGAGTTATCCTGGGAAAATTTATAGAGTAG
- the LOC125138371 gene encoding 10 kDa heat shock protein, mitochondrial-like, producing the protein MMLKAFKKFQPLLNRVLVERLAAGTEIKSQVLQATVVAVGPGAINKTGAIIPVSVKVGEKVLLPKKRGTNVVLEDQDYFLFWDVDILRKSVE; encoded by the exons ATGAT GCTAAAAGCTTTCAAAAAGTTCCAGCCACTACTCAACCGTGTTCTTGTGGAGCGGTTGGCAGCAGGGACTGAGATCAAGTCCCAAGTGCTCCAGGCCACTGTGGTGGCTGTGGGACCTGGTGCCATCAACAAG aCTGGAGCTATAATTCCTGTAAGCGTTAAAGTGGGCGAGAAGGTTCTACTGCCAAAAAAAAGAGGCACAAATGTGGTGCTTGAAGATCAG GACTATTTCTTGTTCTGGGATGTAGATATCCTTCGAAAATCTGTTGAATAA
- the LOC125141542 gene encoding 10 kDa heat shock protein, mitochondrial-like, translating to MCMLFEVGKEMLKRRVLKGEKIPEAKAFKKYQPLLNRVLVQRLAAGTKIKSQVLQATVVAVGPGAINKTGAIMPVSVKVGEKVLLPKKEAQKWC from the exons ATGTGCATGCTTTTTGAAGTGGGGAAGGAGATGCTAAAAAGAAGAGTGTTGAAAGGAGAAAAAATTCCTGAG GCCAAAGCTTTCAAAAAGTATCAGCCACTACTCAACCGTGTTCTGGTTCAGCGGTTGGCAGCAGGAACTAAGATCAAGTCCCAAGTGCTCCAGGCCACTGTGGTGGCTGTGGGACCTGGTGCCATCAACAAG ACTGGAGCTATAATGCCCGTAAGTGTTAAAGTGGGCGAGAAGGTTCTACTGCCAAAAAAAGAGGCACAAAAGTGGTGCTAG